The nucleotide window GGCCGCAGTTGGGCGATGACAGTGTTCACGTCAGCCACACCACGACGTCGGACCTTGGCACGCTGGAATGGGACACCATGCTCGTCCGGATCGGGACCACTCTGGTGGTCGTCCAGGCGGAGGGCAACAAGCCCGGCGGCGGCAGATACCTCACTCAGGTTGCCGAAGCCGCTCTGCACAGGTACCAGACGACCGGATCCTGAACGCCTCGGAGGGCAGCCGGCGCGCGGCCCTGATCGCCCGGGTGCGGCGGTGTCCGGGACCTGGCGCCGGAGGCTGACGTAGATATCCTCTTCAGGTGCTGGCCCGTGTGGAGATCATTGACACGGGTCCGGCGCTGCGAAGGGACTTTCGACATGCCCCGTGTGGTACCGGCGGTCATCCGCGCGCTCGACGTCCTCGAACTGTTCCTGGACTGCCCCCAACTGTCGGCCCGCCAGGTGATGGAGCGGCTCGACCTGCCCCGCACGACTGTCCACGAGTTGCTCGTGACGCTTGAGGCTCGCTCGTACCTGATCTCCGTACCGGGCCAGCCGGTGCAGTATCGGCTCGGCATGCCGCTGTTCCAGCTGGGCGCGGCGTTCGCGGGCCGGCTTGATCTGGTACGCGAGGCGCAGGGCGTCGCGCGGGACGTGGCGGCCGCGTGTGACGAGGCGGTCCATGTGGCTGTGCTCGACGGCGCCGATGTCATCTATCTCGTCAAGTTCGACAGCACCCACCCCGTTCGGATGGTTTCCGGGGTCGGACTGCGGCTGCCCGCGCACTGCACGGCCGTCGGCAAGGTACTGCTGTCGGCTCTCGACCAGGCGGACCTGGACGTCGTCCTGCTCAAGGACCCCCTGCCGGGCATGACGCCGGACAGCATCACCGATCCGGATCTTCTTCGTGATCATCTGAACCGTGTCCGCGCGGAGGGTGTCGCGGTCGACATCGGCGAGTCGGACACCGCGATGCGCTGTGTCGCTGCAGGGATCCGGGACCATACCGGCGCCATCATCGCTGGAATGAGTCTGTCTGCGCCGATCATTCGCTGGACGCCTCAGGTGCAGGTGGAGTGGACCGGGCTGGTTCGCGAGGGCGCGGCTGTGTTGTCGGCTCGCATGGGCTACCGGGCGCAACCTCGGTAGGCAACCTCCCGCTTTCGGTTCGAAACAACATCGAAACATTGACATTGCTCATCGCACTGCCTTAGCGTCGCGACCACTCGATACGGTATATCGAACCTAGTTCGAAATCTCGAACGGCGGTGGTCAGGTGACCCGACCGAACTGGAACGTCAGCGCTACTACCTCGGCCCGGTCGCCGATCGCCTCAACCTTGTCGCGCTACCCGGAGAGCGCCACCCGACATGTCTCGGGTGGTGGCTCCGACGAAGCGCGCGTGAGCGGACGTCCCACGGTGACGGGCGGGCCCGCTTACCACCGCAGGAAGCCACGAACGAACTGATCTCGACGGGCGCCCCTCGGTGGTCGCCGGCAGAAACCAACTGCAACACAACCATCGCGGTGTTCGCCAGCTATGCCTTCGGCGTGCAGCCGTGCGCGGGAGAAAGAGGAGACGTATGTCCATGATGGACAAGTCGGTGTGGTCACGGCGTGGCTTTCTGGGAGCGGGGGTGGGGGTGCTCGGCGCGGCTGGTCTGGCCGCGTGCGGTGACACCTCCGAATCACCCAGCAAGGTGCAGCCGGAGGTTCCGCAGGAGCTGATCGACGCCGCTGCGGCGATGAAGGGCTCCTCGATGGGGATGCTGTCGCAGAAGCTCTATTCGACGGCGGCGAACGAAGCCCTCGACAGCTCGATCAAGAAGTTCGCCGACACCACCGGGACGAAGATCGAGAACAGTCTGGTCCAGGCCGACGCCGGTGACGTGGTGGCCAAGATCGACGCCGAGGTCAAGGGCGGGGTGGCCCGTGACCTGGCGTTCATGACCGACTCGCGGTTCGTGGCGCAGTTCCAGGCGCTGGGCGACCTGGAGGACGTGACGGATGTCGTCACGGCGCTGACCGCCAAGTACGGCGAGCCCTGCGCCGAGGCGAAGAACTTCTGCGTCTTCGACGGCAAGTGGTTCGCGATCCCGTACCACTTCATCGGGATCGGGTCGTTCCTGCGCAAGGACTGGATGCAGGACAAGGGCATCACCCCCAAGGACATCTACAGCTGGGAGGAGCTGCGGGACCTCTGCCTGGAGATCTCCGATCCGACCAAGCGCCGGTTCGGCTGGGGCATGACGGTGAACCGGTCCGGTGACGGCAACGGCATGATCGAGGCGCTGATCAACGCCTACGGCGGGTCGATCGCCTCCAACGACGGCCGGAAGGTCACGTTCAACACCCCCGAGACGGTGCAGGCGGTGTCCTTCCTGGGCGACATCTACACCAATCAGAAGTACAAGCCGATGTTGCCACCGGGGATCGCGAGCTGGACCGACACCAGCAACAACGAGAACTGGCTCGCCGGGATCCTCGGCTACACCCGCAACCAGTTCAGCGTCTACGCGGACTCCAGGACCAAGAAGAACCCGGTGCACGCGAACACCCATGTGTTCTCCGACTGCATCGGGCCGGCGACCGACAATCCGCTGCTGCTCGGCCAGTCGCAGGGCTTCGTCATCTTCAAGGGCGCCAAGAACCCGGCGCTCGCCAAGCTCCTGGCGCAGTACCTGGTCAGCGCGCCCGCGCTGCTCGGGGTGGCGAAGGAGGCACCCGGCCTGGTGATGCCCGCCTGGGAGAAGGTCTGGGACGCCGACCCGTTCTTCACCAGCGGCGACCCGGCGTTCCCCATGCTGCGCAGAATCACCGAATTGAAGCTGCCGCTGAACACGAAGAACGGCCTCGCCTTCCCGCAGAAGGCCAGCGCGGGCCAGCAGGCGGTGGGTTCGGCCTACGTCCTCACCGACATGATGCAGCAGGTCGTCCAGGGCACGGCGCCGGCGCAGGCCGTGACGGCCGCCCACGCGAAGATGGTGCAGATCTTCAACCAGCAGGGGCTGCCGCAGTGAGGTCTGTCCGCCCCGCGCGGGTCCCGACGGCGAGGAAATCCGCGCCGTCGGGACCCGGCTCTCTCACGGCGGTCCAGCGGCGGCTGGGTCGTGACTGGCGGCTGGCGGCACTGTTCCTGGCGCCGATGGCCGTGCTGGTCGGCGGGCTCGTCCTCGTGCCGATCGCCCGGTCGATCATCACCAGCACCACCGAACGGCACGGGCAGGACACCGTGTTCGTCGGCCTGGACAACTACCTCTCGCTCGTCGGCGACGACCAGTTCCACACGGGCGTGGTGAACTCGTTCGTCTTCACCGCGTACGCCGAGGTTTTCAAGGTCGTGCTGGGGTTGGCCGCCGCCCTGCTGCTGCACCACCGGCGACGCGGGCGGGCCGTGCTGGCCGGGTTGCTCCTGGTGCCGTGGGTGGTGCCGACGGTGGTGACGGCGTTCAGCTGGCGCGCGCTGCTCGACCCGATCTTCGGCAGCGTCAACACGCTGCTCACCGCCAGCGGGATCGGGCCGCTGCTGGCCAGTGCTCACCTGGTCGACAGCTGGCCCGCAGGCTGGCTGTCCGACCCGTCACTGGCCATGCCGTCGGTGATCCTCGTCAACGTCTGGAAGGGGGTGCCGTTCTTCACCGTCTGTTTCCTCGCGGGGCTGAAGGCCATCCCGGCGGACCTCTACGAGGCGGCGACCATCGACGGTGCCTCGGCGTGGCAGCGGTTCAGAAGCGTGACGCTGCCCGGACTGCGCCACGTCATCACCGTGACGGTGACCCTGTCGTCGATCTGGACGTTCAACAACTTCGACCTGGTCTGGTTGCTGACGCAGGGTGGCCCGGGCGACGTGACAGCGCCGTACGTGCTCATCGCCTACTCGAAGGCGATCCTGCAACTGCAGTACGGCGCAGGCGCGGCGGTCACGCTCGTCATGCTGCCGATCATCGGCGGGCTGGTGTTCGTCCTGGTCCGCTTGTTGCGCCAGGACACCAACATCAAACTGCCCCGCCGACGTCGGGCAGCGCGGTGGATCGGCACGCCGCTGTGGGCCCCGACGGCCCGGAAGGCGCTGCCCTGGGTCATCGCCGCGCTGGTCACCGGTCTGCTGGCCTGGGCGTCGCCGCACATCTTCTGGAAGGCGGCGGTGGTCCTCGGGGTGATTCTGCTGATCGCGGCCGGAGTCGGCCGGGTGGTCTCGACCCTCCAGTCACGAGGCGGCCGCCGGTCGGGGTCCCTGGTGTCGGGCCTGGGGTCCTGGGTCGCGCTGGCCGGGTTGCTCCTCTTCGTGCTGGGCCCGCTGTACTGGATCGCCGTCACGGCCTTCAAGTCCGAGGGCCAGGTCGTCATGCGCACCGACGACCTGTGGCCGACGCCGTGGACCCTGGAGCAGTTCGGCGCCCTGTTCGACAACCAGCCGTTCGGCCGTTGGTACCTCAACACCCTGCTGGTGTCCGCGGCGTCCACGGCGGTGGCCCTGGTCTGCGCGGCCCTGGCGGGCTACGCGCTGGCCCGGCTGCGGTTCCGCGGGGCGCAGGGCTTCACCGTCACGGTGCTGCTCACCTACGTGATGCCGGGCGCGCTGCTGTTCATCCCGCTGTACCAGATGCTCATCGGCGCCCGGCTCACCGACTCGTTGTGGTCTCTGGTGGTGACGTATCCGACCTTCACGCTGCCGTTCGCCACCTGGCTGCTGGTCGGGTACTTCTCGTCGATCCCCATCGAGCTGGAGGAGGCCGCGTTGGTCGACGGCTGCAGCCGCATCCAGGCGTTCGGCAAGGTGGTGCTGCCCCTCGCCAAGCCAGGGCTGCTGGCGGTCGCGCTCTTCACCCTGACCAACGCCTGGAACGAGTTCCTCTTCGCTTTCGTGTTCATCACGAAGGACGAGTACAAGACGCTCCCGGTCGGAATGCAGTCGATGATCGCCGGAGACGTCGTGCCGCAAGGACAACTCGCCGCGGCGTCGCTGCTGGTCAGCATCCCCGTGGTGATCATGTACGCCCTCGGGCAGCGCTTCCTGACCGAAGGGCTCACTGCGGGCGCGGTGAAGGGCTGATCGCACGTCGACGCCGGACGCAGTTCGTGGCGAACGGGCCGCTGGTGCCGATCGGGCACCAGCGGCCCAGCACGATGTCGTCACGGGACGTGCTCATGCGGACCCGTTTCCGGTCTCTGTGCGCGTGTAGGTGAGGAAGAGAGCGCCACTGTCCAGGACGGTGTGGTCGGTCAAACGCCAGGTGCGGGGGGCGAAGACGGCGTCACTGCCGAACAGCGGGATGCCAGCGCCGATGGTCAGCGGAGCGAGCTTGACGATCAGCTGATCGATCTCGGGGTACAGGGCTCCCGCCAGGGCGCCGCCGCCGATCACCCAGACGTCCTTGCCGTCGTGGCGCTTCAGCTCTCGTACCGTGGCAATGGGGTCTTGGGCCATGACCTCGACGGCCGGGTCCGGGCTGCTGCCCAGCGTGCGGGAGAACACCAGGTGGCGCAGGTGGGGGTACGCGTCGGTCACGCCGGCCTTCAGGCCCACCTCGTAGGAGTGGCGCCCTTCCAGCACAGTGTCGAACCGGCTGCC belongs to Micromonospora ureilytica and includes:
- a CDS encoding extracellular solute-binding protein, with product MSMMDKSVWSRRGFLGAGVGVLGAAGLAACGDTSESPSKVQPEVPQELIDAAAAMKGSSMGMLSQKLYSTAANEALDSSIKKFADTTGTKIENSLVQADAGDVVAKIDAEVKGGVARDLAFMTDSRFVAQFQALGDLEDVTDVVTALTAKYGEPCAEAKNFCVFDGKWFAIPYHFIGIGSFLRKDWMQDKGITPKDIYSWEELRDLCLEISDPTKRRFGWGMTVNRSGDGNGMIEALINAYGGSIASNDGRKVTFNTPETVQAVSFLGDIYTNQKYKPMLPPGIASWTDTSNNENWLAGILGYTRNQFSVYADSRTKKNPVHANTHVFSDCIGPATDNPLLLGQSQGFVIFKGAKNPALAKLLAQYLVSAPALLGVAKEAPGLVMPAWEKVWDADPFFTSGDPAFPMLRRITELKLPLNTKNGLAFPQKASAGQQAVGSAYVLTDMMQQVVQGTAPAQAVTAAHAKMVQIFNQQGLPQ
- a CDS encoding dihydrofolate reductase family protein, coding for MRKLVYYIATTVDGFIAGPDGADPTGPDGFWPVPEDYLHHLVSEYPETLPGPARQAFGITDQGSRFDTVLEGRHSYEVGLKAGVTDAYPHLRHLVFSRTLGSSPDPAVEVMAQDPIATVRELKRHDGKDVWVIGGGALAGALYPEIDQLIVKLAPLTIGAGIPLFGSDAVFAPRTWRLTDHTVLDSGALFLTYTRTETGNGSA
- a CDS encoding IclR family transcriptional regulator, which gives rise to MTRVRRCEGTFDMPRVVPAVIRALDVLELFLDCPQLSARQVMERLDLPRTTVHELLVTLEARSYLISVPGQPVQYRLGMPLFQLGAAFAGRLDLVREAQGVARDVAAACDEAVHVAVLDGADVIYLVKFDSTHPVRMVSGVGLRLPAHCTAVGKVLLSALDQADLDVVLLKDPLPGMTPDSITDPDLLRDHLNRVRAEGVAVDIGESDTAMRCVAAGIRDHTGAIIAGMSLSAPIIRWTPQVQVEWTGLVREGAAVLSARMGYRAQPR
- a CDS encoding ABC transporter permease, with the translated sequence MRSVRPARVPTARKSAPSGPGSLTAVQRRLGRDWRLAALFLAPMAVLVGGLVLVPIARSIITSTTERHGQDTVFVGLDNYLSLVGDDQFHTGVVNSFVFTAYAEVFKVVLGLAAALLLHHRRRGRAVLAGLLLVPWVVPTVVTAFSWRALLDPIFGSVNTLLTASGIGPLLASAHLVDSWPAGWLSDPSLAMPSVILVNVWKGVPFFTVCFLAGLKAIPADLYEAATIDGASAWQRFRSVTLPGLRHVITVTVTLSSIWTFNNFDLVWLLTQGGPGDVTAPYVLIAYSKAILQLQYGAGAAVTLVMLPIIGGLVFVLVRLLRQDTNIKLPRRRRAARWIGTPLWAPTARKALPWVIAALVTGLLAWASPHIFWKAAVVLGVILLIAAGVGRVVSTLQSRGGRRSGSLVSGLGSWVALAGLLLFVLGPLYWIAVTAFKSEGQVVMRTDDLWPTPWTLEQFGALFDNQPFGRWYLNTLLVSAASTAVALVCAALAGYALARLRFRGAQGFTVTVLLTYVMPGALLFIPLYQMLIGARLTDSLWSLVVTYPTFTLPFATWLLVGYFSSIPIELEEAALVDGCSRIQAFGKVVLPLAKPGLLAVALFTLTNAWNEFLFAFVFITKDEYKTLPVGMQSMIAGDVVPQGQLAAASLLVSIPVVIMYALGQRFLTEGLTAGAVKG